One window from the genome of Marinobacter sp. LV10R510-11A encodes:
- a CDS encoding TIGR02449 family protein — MEQSEVQALADKLDKLIEHCQKLERDNATVRQLQDDWNRERSQLMQKNDLAKNKIEAMIGRLRALEHH; from the coding sequence ATGGAACAGTCCGAAGTACAAGCATTAGCGGACAAGCTAGACAAGCTGATCGAACACTGCCAAAAACTGGAGCGGGACAACGCCACTGTGAGGCAGTTGCAGGATGACTGGAACCGGGAACGGTCCCAGCTTATGCAGAAAAATGATCTTGCCAAAAACAAGATCGAAGCCATGATCGGCCGCCTTCGGGCGCTGGAGCACCATTGA
- a CDS encoding 5-formyltetrahydrofolate cyclo-ligase, which yields MSQFIDSHPSESDLPPVPRHELRKQLRQRRRKLSPREQEQASASLALNLLKNSDLQRARHIAIYLPNDGEIDPHPYMAMAHRKGVHFYLPVLHPIHPGKLVFSPYYDGVELTANRFGIPEPAFSKGLRRPAWSLDAVLFPLVGFDENGGRLGMGGGFYDRTFAFSRLRPRLAPKLIGLAHDFQKVKTLPIEPWDVPLHSVVTDRKVYRVK from the coding sequence TTGAGCCAGTTCATCGACTCACATCCTTCTGAATCCGATTTACCTCCAGTGCCTCGCCACGAACTCCGCAAACAACTGCGCCAGCGCAGACGTAAGTTATCGCCTCGCGAACAAGAACAGGCCTCTGCTTCTCTCGCTCTGAACCTGTTAAAAAATTCGGATTTACAGAGGGCTAGGCACATAGCCATCTACCTGCCCAACGATGGCGAGATTGACCCGCATCCGTACATGGCCATGGCTCATCGCAAAGGGGTTCATTTTTATCTGCCGGTGCTGCACCCGATTCACCCGGGCAAGCTGGTTTTCAGTCCCTATTACGACGGCGTTGAACTGACCGCCAATCGCTTTGGCATCCCCGAACCTGCGTTCAGCAAAGGGCTTAGGCGACCGGCTTGGTCGCTGGACGCAGTGTTGTTCCCGCTGGTGGGGTTTGACGAAAATGGCGGGAGGCTGGGGATGGGAGGCGGCTTTTACGATCGAACGTTCGCGTTCAGTCGTTTGCGCCCGCGATTGGCGCCAAAGCTGATCGGCCTGGCTCACGATTTCCAGAAGGTGAAGACACTCCCCATTGAACCTTGGGACGTGCCACTGCACAGCGTGGTGACAGACAGGAAGGTTTACCGGGTAAAATAA
- a CDS encoding UPF0149 family protein, translated as MSETDTADAAYAAEFERWANVFMAHKAFSHPSELHGALCGRMATGARLEEPEWLFMVCEHMGLPESAAGEGESLTVFMNEAYERALAFLKSEDMGFYPLLPDDDYAIDQRLEALVAWVRGFLEGMALSAGESLGEAPQEIRELMEDMVAISQVSEDQDPGDEGEQQFLEIVEYIRLGALAVFTEFNPPEKPASQTQTLH; from the coding sequence ATGTCAGAAACCGACACTGCCGACGCGGCATACGCCGCTGAATTCGAGCGTTGGGCTAATGTTTTTATGGCCCATAAAGCATTCAGCCATCCTTCCGAGCTGCACGGTGCTCTTTGTGGCCGAATGGCTACGGGTGCCCGCTTAGAGGAACCAGAGTGGCTGTTCATGGTGTGTGAACACATGGGGCTGCCTGAAAGTGCGGCTGGGGAAGGCGAAAGCCTGACCGTTTTCATGAACGAAGCGTACGAGCGGGCGCTGGCGTTTTTGAAGTCAGAGGATATGGGTTTTTATCCACTGCTGCCTGACGATGACTATGCCATCGATCAACGCTTGGAAGCACTGGTGGCCTGGGTGCGCGGTTTTCTTGAGGGTATGGCCTTGTCCGCTGGAGAGTCACTCGGCGAGGCGCCGCAAGAGATTCGTGAGTTAATGGAAGATATGGTGGCCATCAGCCAGGTATCTGAAGATCAGGATCCGGGTGACGAAGGCGAGCAGCAGTTTCTGGAAATAGTCGAATACATCCGGCTGGGCGCTTTGGCTGTATTTACCGAATTCAATCCTCCGGAAAAGCCAGCGTCACAAACGCAAACATTGCACTGA
- the pepP gene encoding Xaa-Pro aminopeptidase, translating to MSSIIPVKEFAERRRKLMERMAPDSIAIIPAAPERVRNRDVLHPFRQDSDFQYLTGFGEPEAVLALIPGREHGESVLFCKEKNPQKELWDGFLVGPEGAIERYGLDDAFPVVDIDDILPGMIEGRSRVYYPLGKDQGFDTRVMDWVKVIRSKVKSGAHPPGEFVSLEHLLHDLRLYKSASEIKAMARAGEISAEAHCRAMKRARKGGNEYNLEAKLIHTFMDHGSRSTAYPSIVGGGANGCILHYIENSAPLKEGDLVLIDAGCEVECYASDITRTFPVSGTFSPEQRAVYQVVLDAQYAAIEAVRPGNHWDHPHQAALKVLVGGLIDLGILSGTVGDAIASEAFKPFFMHRTGHWLGLDVHDVGDYKVGDAWRLLEPGMALTVEPGLYISPNNTDVDEKWRGIGIRIEDDVVVTKEGCRVLTNGVPKTIEEIEALMAE from the coding sequence ATGTCATCTATTATACCCGTCAAGGAATTCGCCGAGCGCCGTCGCAAGCTGATGGAACGCATGGCGCCAGACAGTATTGCCATTATACCGGCTGCGCCGGAGCGTGTTCGCAACCGGGATGTGCTGCACCCATTTCGCCAAGACAGTGATTTTCAGTACCTGACCGGCTTCGGTGAACCCGAAGCGGTACTGGCGCTGATTCCCGGCCGTGAACACGGTGAATCTGTGCTGTTTTGCAAAGAGAAAAACCCCCAGAAAGAACTCTGGGATGGCTTTTTGGTAGGCCCCGAGGGCGCGATTGAGCGCTACGGCTTGGATGATGCCTTCCCAGTTGTAGATATCGACGACATTCTGCCCGGCATGATCGAAGGTCGCAGCCGGGTATATTACCCACTGGGTAAAGATCAGGGTTTCGATACCCGAGTAATGGACTGGGTTAAGGTTATCCGTAGCAAGGTCAAAAGCGGAGCACACCCGCCGGGTGAATTCGTGTCGCTGGAGCACCTTCTGCACGATCTTCGGCTTTACAAAAGCGCCAGCGAGATAAAAGCCATGGCCCGGGCCGGCGAAATCAGCGCCGAAGCCCACTGCCGTGCTATGAAGCGGGCCCGAAAGGGCGGCAATGAATACAACCTTGAAGCTAAGCTGATCCATACGTTTATGGATCATGGATCCCGTTCTACGGCGTATCCATCTATTGTTGGCGGCGGCGCCAATGGTTGTATTTTGCATTACATCGAGAACTCAGCGCCCCTGAAAGAGGGCGACCTAGTGCTGATTGATGCAGGGTGCGAGGTGGAGTGCTATGCCTCCGATATTACTCGAACCTTCCCGGTTAGCGGCACGTTCAGCCCTGAACAGCGGGCGGTTTATCAGGTGGTGCTAGATGCTCAGTACGCAGCTATTGAAGCCGTTCGACCGGGTAATCACTGGGATCATCCGCACCAGGCGGCGTTGAAAGTGCTGGTTGGCGGGTTGATCGATCTTGGTATTTTGTCAGGCACGGTAGGCGACGCCATTGCCAGCGAAGCCTTCAAACCCTTCTTTATGCACCGCACCGGCCACTGGCTAGGCTTGGATGTGCACGATGTAGGCGACTATAAGGTTGGCGACGCGTGGCGGCTGCTTGAGCCAGGCATGGCGCTTACGGTTGAGCCCGGTTTGTATATCTCACCGAATAATACCGACGTGGATGAAAAGTGGCGGGGTATCGGCATTCGTATCGAAGACGACGTAGTGGTCACCAAAGAGGGTTGCCGCGTGCTGACGAATGGCGTGCCGAAAACCATTGAAGAGATCGAAGCACTGATGGCGGAATGA
- a CDS encoding cell division protein ZapA, which produces MSKQSTTVEVKILDKDYLVACPAEEQEALIRAARHLDSKMREIRTSGKVFGTERIAVMAALNMTHELLERDTMSDVTSTLLKAMDSKLENALGEPSNH; this is translated from the coding sequence ATGTCTAAGCAATCTACTACTGTTGAGGTGAAAATTCTCGATAAGGACTACTTAGTCGCCTGCCCCGCAGAAGAGCAGGAGGCCCTGATTCGTGCGGCCCGACATCTCGATAGCAAAATGCGCGAAATACGCACCAGCGGCAAAGTGTTCGGAACTGAGCGTATCGCCGTAATGGCGGCACTGAACATGACCCATGAACTGCTCGAGCGGGACACCATGTCTGACGTCACCAGCACCCTGCTTAAAGCCATGGACAGCAAGCTGGAGAATGCTCTGGGAGAGCCTTCCAACCACTGA